The following proteins are encoded in a genomic region of Tenebrio molitor chromosome 7, icTenMoli1.1, whole genome shotgun sequence:
- the LOC138136073 gene encoding circadian clock-controlled protein daywake-like, translating into MQSAILVLLVAISSATLATKPSYIKSCSIKKADFNECALKHANLALPFIVKGDRDNDVPPMTPLVLPLVEIAKSDFTLTLKNLEVYGLENATVTEIMMNETCMDVLFHLERIMFIASYKVDGKLIFLKLTGEGPFNVTAVGGNYRFNTSLETYERDGVEYVRYNKPNMIYTMKRAYFKIDNLLGTKEGETGIDVNKILNDNWDEVLKDVAEPLENAVTTVVEAIIARVFMPLPKKYIFAE; encoded by the exons ATGCAATCGGCAATTCTAGTTCTGTTGGTGGCGATTTCGTCCGCAACCCTGGCGACTAAAC CTTCCTACATCAAGTCTTGTTCCATCAAGAAAGCTGATTTCAACGAGTGCGCTCTCAAACATGCCAACCTTGCCTTGCCTTTCATCGTTAAGG GGGATCGCGACAACGACGTACCTCCCATGACGCCGCTGGTTTTGCCGTTGGTGGAAATCGCGAAGAGCGATTTTACGCTGACGTTGAAAAATCTCGAAGTCTACGGACTCGAAAACGCTACCGTCACAGAGATTAT GATGAACGAGACCTGCATGGATGTGCTGTTCCACCTGGAGAGAATTATGTTCATTGCGAGTTACAAGGTTGACGGAAAACTCATCTTCTTGAAGCTCACGGGTGAAGGACCTTTTAACGTTACCGCAG ttgggGGCAACTACAGGTTTAACACCAGCTTGGAGACTTACGAAAGAGATGGTGTAGAGTACGTTCGGTACAACAAACCCAACATGATTTACACGATGAAGAGAGCTTACTTCAAAATTGATAATCTTCTGGGGACCAAAGAAGGAGAAACAG gAATCGATGTCAACAAAATCTTGAACGACAACTGGGATGAGGTCCTGAAGGATGTGGCCGAGCCGTTGGAGAACGCCGTGACAACCGTCGTCGAGGCGATCATCGCGAGGGTGTTCATGCCGCTGCCGAAGAAATACATTTTCGCTGAGTAA
- the LOC138136072 gene encoding protein takeout-like, whose product MKYEIVALVVAALCAPVVPQYRPAYIKPCDLKKPDFKECALENGNYAIPFIVKGDKPLGIPPLNPLQLPLIEVKQNNFQLTLKDAQVIGLQDCKATSMNLDPTQFDAVFHIDNLNIVGTYNINGKVLLLNLQGEGPANLTALGGDYHVKAAISRYEKNGENYLKIHKPTLDFTLKKASFDFGNLLNGDEKLGPEINQILNENWQDVLKDLGAPIQETVTTIIESIVSKILDKVPEKYILPE is encoded by the exons ATGAAATACGAAATCGTCGCTCTCGTGGTCGCAGCTTTGTGCGCTCCGGTGGTGCCCCAGTACAGAC CCGCCTACATCAAGCCTTGTGACCTGAAGAAGCCCGATTTCAAGGAGTGCGCCCTCGAGAACGGCAACTACGCCATCCCGTTCATCGTCAAGG GCGACAAGCCGTTGGGGATCCCTCCGCTGAACCCGCTGCAACTGCCCTTGATCGAGGTCAAACAGAACAACTTCCAGCTGACCTTGAAGGATGCACAGGTGATCGGTCTGCAGGACTGCAAAGCTACCAGCATGAA ccTGGATCCGACGCAGTTCGATGCAGTGTTCCACATCGACAACCTCAACATCGTCGGCACGTACAACATCAACGGTAAAGTGCTGCTCTTGAACTTGCAAGGCGAAGGTCCCGCCAACCTGACAGCGC TCGGTGGGGACTACCACGTCAAGGCCGCGATCTCCCGGTACGAGAAGAACGGCGAGAACTACTTGAAGATCCACAAGCCCACGTTGGATTTCACGCTGAAGAAGGCGTCCTTCGATTTCGGGAATCTCCTGAACGGCGACGAAAAATTGG GACCTGAGATCAACCAGATCCTGAACGAGAACTGGCAGGATGTGTTGAAGGATCTGGGGGCGCCCATTCAAGAGACCGTCACCACGATTATCGAATCGATAGTCTCCAAAATTCTGGATAAAGTACCGGAAAAATACATCCTACCGGAATAA
- the LOC138134495 gene encoding glutamate receptor ionotropic, kainate 2-like — protein MRPSQTKIIKRRIDCRKHVQNLKILIESSSWNSASAQTPVFSRNVPNPCPTMLFLVLLHLSSLNTIATQELRIGGLFQDEDDEAAFLLATHIVNGKHPDSPLRLVHDSHLTRDHNTFTAYTKTCNLLEKGVVGIFGPSSVYSSAFIQTLLDRKEIPHIETHWDRELLRHNCLLNLHPHPSILTRAFLDLVDQWGWKRVTVLYDDEESLARLSLFASSYRHWLTLRRLYLDSHGTYRAVLTGIKKAGETNFVVECSVEVLGEVLKQAQQVGMMTERHNYVITNLDMQTVDLAPFQFSGTNITGFRIVNPDSAYVEEIAQKIYGEEVQTGWNLRVKTALIIDAVELFYEAALDLTLRERFVIRSYPLLCNATNNWDSGHTIVNYMKGKTVTGLTGVVHFDTEGFRRDFVLDILELTPDGLSKIGSWDSGVGLTISRPKIFEAPTADEASLVNKTFTVITCLTTPYGMLKETTAQLTGNDRFEGFGIDLIEELSQMLGFNYTITIQDDGYNGDYNWTTNEWNGLIGAIIGGKADLAIADLTVTAERESAVDFTLQFMNLGISILYKKPKPVPPSLFMFVSPFSYTVWLLLLGTYFVVSLCFFVMGRLSPSEWTNPFPCVEEPEYLINQFSIRNSLWFTIGSLMQQGTEIAPIGISTRTAAGVWWFFTLIMVSSYTANLAAFLTVETLVTPFSNVKELSEQTEIKYGAKRGGATANFFKNSGDDSVRSKIWKFMLAHDEEMTENNEEGAERTEKEHYAFFMESTTIEYVVERRCSLASVGPPLDDKGYAIAMKKNSSYRNELSAAILKLQETGRIAALKEKWWKEKRGAGNCGGRGDEAAAATPLNLQNVGGVFLVLFVGTVLGFIISVVELALRIYLDTKKRKGCFRKEFVKEMKFFVRFKKNVKEVESSKCHDEEQRNH, from the exons ATGCGGCCGTCGCAgacgaaaataataaaacgccGGATCGATTGCAGGAAACACGttcaaaatctaaaaataCTGATCGAGTCGAGTTCATGGAACTCCGCGAGCGCACAAACTCCCGTTTTCTCTCGAAATGTCCCAAATCCGTGCCCCACGATGCTATTCCTAGTCCTCTTGCACTTGTCGAGTTTGAACACAATCGCGACGCAAGAGCTGCGCATAG GTGGACTTTTCCAAGATGAAGACGACGAAGCTGCCTTCCTACTCGCGACACACATCGTAAACGGGAAACATCCGGATTCCCCGCTCAGACTGGTGCACGATTCGCACCTCACTCGAGACCACAACACTTTCACCGCCTACACCAAGACCTGCAACCTCCTCGAAAAAGGAGTCGTCGGAATTTTCGGCCCCAGCTCTGTCTACTCCAGCGCTTTCATCCAGACGCTACTAGATCGGAAGGAAATCCCCCACATCGAGACTCACTGGGACCGCGAGCTCTTGAGACACAACTGCTTGCTCAACTTGCACCCCCACCCGTCGATCCTCACCCGGGCGTTTCTGGATCTCGTCGACCAATGGGGCTGGAAGAGGGTGACAGTGTTGTACGACGACGAAGAAAGCTTGGCGAGACTCAGCTTGTTCGCGTCGTCGTACCGCCACTGGTTGACTTTGAGACGGTTATACCTTGACAGTCACGGTACTTACAGGGCCGTGCTCACGGGTATCAAGAAAGCGGGCGAAACTAATTTTGTCGTGGAGTGTTCAGTCGAGGTCTTGGGGGAGGTGCTGAAACAAGCGCAACAAGTTGGAATGATGACCGAACGACACAATTACGTCATCACTAATTTGGACATGCAAACCGTAGATCTGGCACCTTTCCAGTTTTCAGGAACCAACATCACAGGA TTCAGAATCGTCAATCCTGACTCTGCATATGTTGAAGAAATCGCACAAAAAATATACGGGGAGGAGGTACAAACGGGGTGGAATTTGAGGGTGAAAACCGCCCTAATAATCGACGCAGTTGAGTTGTTCTACGAAGCTGCGCTAGATTTGACTCTCAGGGAACGATTTGTTATCAGAAGCTACCCCTTGTTGTGCAACGCCACAAACAACTGGGACAGCGGTCACACTATAGTCAACTACATGAAAGGG AAAACTGTAACTGGACTGACTGGAGTTGTCCACTTTGACACCGAAGGCTTCCGCAGAGACTTTGTTTTGGACATTCTGGAGTTGACACCTGATGGACTGTCAAAAATTGGTAGTTGGGATTCAGGTGTTGGACTCACTATAAGCAGACCGAAAATATTTGAAGCACCCACCGCCGACGAAGCGAGTCTAGTCAACAAGACTTTTACCGTCATCACTTGTCTG ACAACTCCATACGGCATGCTTAAAGAGACGACGGCGCAGTTGACCGGAAACGACAGATTTGAAGGTTTCGGAATCGACTTGATCGAAGAACTGTCACAAATGTTGGGCTTCAACTACACCATAACCATCCAAGACGATGGTTACAACGGTGACTACAACTGGACCACCAACGAGTGGAACGGTTTGATCGGCGCCATCATCGGCGGG AAAGCTGATTTGGCCATCGCTGACTTGACGGTGACCGCCGAAAGAGAGAGCGCCGTCGACTTCACTCTCCAATTCATGAATCTGGGCATTTCGATCTTGTACAAGAAGCCCAAACCGGTCCCTCCGAGTCTTTTCATGTTCGTCTCCCCGTTCTCTTACACCGTTTGGTTGTTGCTTCTGGGAACTTATTTCGTCGTCTCTTTGTGCTTCTTCGTCATGGGTCGACTATCTCCGAGCGAGTGGACCAATCCGTTCCCTTGCGTCGAAGAACCCGAGTACCTCATCAACCAGTTCAGCATCAGGAACAGTCTCTGGTTTACCATCGGGAGCTTGATGCAGCAGGGGACGGAAATTGCTCCGAT AGGGATCTCTACGAGGACCGCCGCTGGAGTGTGGTGGTTCTTCACGCTGATCATGGTGTCGTCGTATACTGCCAATTTGGCCGCTTTCCTCACCGTCGAGACTCTGGTGACGCCATTTAGTAACGTGAAAGAGTTGTCGGAACAGACGGAAATCAAGTATGGCGCCAAGAGAGGAGGCGCCACTGCTAATTTCTTCAAG AATTCGGGAGATGACAGCGTGAGGAGCAAAATCTGGAAATTTATGCTCGCCCATGACGAAGAAATGACGGAAAATAATGAGGAAGGGGCGGAGAGGACGGAGAAGGAGCACTACGCGTTCTTCATGGAGTCGACCACCATAGAGTACGTCGTTGAACGTCGATGTTCGTTGGCGAGCGTGGGGCCCCCATTGGACGACAAAGGCTACGCGATCGCCATGAAGAAGA ATTCTTCCTATCGGAACGAGTTGAGCGCGGCGATCCTCAAACTGCAAGAAACCGGAAGAATCGCAGCGCTGAAGGAAAAGTGGTGGAAAGAGAAGCGTGGGGCTGGCAATTGTGGA gGTCGCGGGGACGAAGCCGCCGCCGCCACACCTCTCAATCTGCAAAATGTGGGCGGGGtgtttttggttttgttcgtaGGGACGGTGCTAGGGTTCATCATTTCGGTTGTGGAACTAGCGCTGCGCATTTATCTCGATACGAAGAAACGGAAGGGTTGTTTCAGAAAGGAGTTTGTCAAGGAGATgaagttttttgttcgatttaaaaaaaatgtcaaagaagTAGAGAGTAGCAAGTGTCACGACGAAGAACAAAGGAACCACTGA